A single region of the Terriglobia bacterium genome encodes:
- a CDS encoding glutamine synthetase family protein has protein sequence MSTELRNFLAIPYDELEEMNLKAKEQRAKRVAFDKVQEDRLKYLTDEKRIKAVTVLFSDLEGRLQMLDYDKKFLLKSYDNLTFDGSSIRGFTAQRESDLRLGIDWPAFYWAPADIFGPGKVLVFGEVIDKDGGPYNADIRSVLKRYAVEQYKKNKYTLNAANEIEGFLFKGENAERTYHETRHFEYVNTGGYYHSLPGDPLRTFIDTTAEVQRAMGFQNEKDHPEVAPSQFEINYSYSDVVTAADQIQLYKLVCRQIANRLGLTASFLPKPVVGVNGSGMHTNVSISENGTNLFWDPKGEEKLSKFGWAFVDRVLTHGNDICLLLNASVNAYRRLDPHFEAPNQIKASAVDRGSMIRVPIGNNRSMRVEVRSVSPDASPYMVMYSVFKTGLEGETSKLKNLRQAERYLPDNIYTALENFRKSEWTTKLLGADVKERYAELKQASADRCPRLLGTFVKTSEVQYHHDVYNQFLWNRF, from the coding sequence ATGTCCACAGAACTTCGCAACTTCCTCGCCATTCCATATGACGAACTTGAAGAAATGAATTTGAAAGCTAAAGAGCAGCGTGCGAAGCGCGTTGCGTTCGACAAGGTGCAGGAAGATCGGCTCAAGTATCTGACCGACGAAAAACGCATTAAGGCTGTGACAGTGCTCTTCAGCGACCTCGAAGGCCGACTGCAGATGCTCGACTATGACAAGAAATTCCTTTTGAAAAGTTATGACAACCTGACGTTCGATGGCTCGTCGATTCGCGGTTTTACCGCGCAGCGTGAGAGCGACCTTCGGCTCGGGATTGACTGGCCAGCATTTTATTGGGCGCCCGCGGATATTTTTGGCCCCGGGAAGGTCCTGGTTTTCGGCGAAGTCATCGACAAGGACGGTGGGCCCTACAACGCCGATATTCGTTCGGTGCTGAAGCGCTATGCGGTTGAACAGTATAAAAAGAACAAGTACACGCTGAACGCCGCCAATGAAATCGAAGGCTTCCTGTTCAAGGGCGAGAACGCGGAGCGCACTTATCACGAAACGCGTCACTTCGAATACGTGAATACGGGCGGGTACTATCACTCGCTTCCGGGCGATCCTTTGCGCACGTTCATCGACACGACGGCTGAAGTGCAGCGCGCGATGGGCTTCCAGAACGAAAAGGACCATCCTGAAGTCGCACCGTCGCAGTTCGAAATCAACTACAGCTACTCGGACGTTGTCACTGCGGCCGATCAAATACAGCTATACAAGCTGGTTTGCAGGCAGATTGCGAATCGGTTGGGATTGACGGCCTCGTTCCTGCCGAAGCCCGTTGTCGGCGTAAATGGCAGCGGCATGCATACGAACGTTTCAATCAGCGAGAACGGCACGAACCTGTTCTGGGATCCGAAGGGCGAAGAGAAGCTGAGCAAGTTCGGGTGGGCGTTCGTGGATCGCGTGCTCACGCACGGAAACGACATCTGCCTGCTGTTGAATGCCAGTGTGAATGCATATCGGAGACTCGATCCGCACTTTGAGGCTCCGAACCAGATCAAGGCGTCGGCAGTGGATCGCGGTTCAATGATCAGAGTTCCAATTGGGAATAACCGCAGCATGCGAGTGGAAGTGCGCTCGGTCAGTCCGGATGCGAGCCCGTACATGGTTATGTACTCGGTGTTCAAGACGGGGCTGGAAGGCGAAACATCGAAACTGAAGAATTTGCGGCAGGCGGAACGCTACCTGCCGGACAATATCTACACGGCGCTGGAGAACTTCCGAAAATCGGAGTGGACGACAAAATTGTTGGGAGCCGACGTCAAGGAACGCTATGCCGAACTCAAGCAGGCTTCGGCGGACCGTTGCCCACGGTTGCTGGGAACCTTCGTGAAGACGTCAGAGGTGCAGTACCATCACGACGTCTACAACCAGTTCCTGTGGAACAGGTTTTAG
- a CDS encoding SOS response-associated peptidase, producing the protein MCGRYRLSSTERFLERFEIENEIELAPRYNIAPCQQVPVVRQHRERPVRTASMMRWGLIPHWSKDDKSAAKMINARSETVAERPAFREPIQRHRCLIPANGFYEWARSGPGKQPYHFGMADDSLFAFAGIWDRWKSPSGELVESCSILTTSANALLADIHDRMPVILRDEDYDLWLDPGYQHGEGILEMLRPYDASAMKRYPVSKRVNSVNNEDAECAAEVNLQGAPATTLFPM; encoded by the coding sequence ATGTGTGGGCGATACCGGCTGTCCAGCACCGAACGTTTCCTCGAGCGCTTCGAGATCGAGAATGAGATTGAGTTGGCGCCGCGTTACAACATCGCGCCATGCCAGCAGGTCCCCGTCGTCCGCCAGCATCGCGAGCGCCCCGTCCGAACCGCTTCCATGATGCGCTGGGGGCTGATTCCCCACTGGTCCAAAGATGACAAAAGCGCGGCGAAGATGATCAACGCCCGCTCCGAAACCGTCGCCGAGCGCCCCGCTTTCCGTGAGCCTATCCAGCGCCATCGCTGCCTCATCCCCGCCAATGGCTTCTACGAGTGGGCACGGAGCGGCCCCGGCAAGCAGCCGTATCACTTCGGTATGGCCGACGATTCTCTCTTCGCCTTCGCCGGAATTTGGGATCGCTGGAAATCGCCGAGCGGCGAATTAGTCGAATCCTGCTCCATCCTGACCACCTCCGCCAACGCGCTCCTCGCTGACATTCACGATCGCATGCCCGTCATCCTGCGGGACGAAGATTATGACTTGTGGCTGGATCCCGGTTATCAGCATGGCGAAGGAATATTGGAGATGCTGCGCCCATATGATGCTTCGGCCATGAAGCGCTACCCGGTCAGCAAGCGCGTGAATTCGGTCAATAATGAAGACGCCGAGTGCGCCGCCGAGGTGAATCTGCAAGGCGCACCCGCCACAACCCTGTTTCCCATGTGA
- a CDS encoding YciI family protein encodes MKFMLLIYAAEDAWTESEREQCYVDSTKLAHELKASGHYLLASPLQPAATAASVRVRSGKRTVTDGPFAETREHLGGFFLIEAKDVNEAIEIAGKIPGARKGAVEVRPVLELEGLPEEALAETSKGVTG; translated from the coding sequence ATGAAATTCATGTTGCTGATTTATGCGGCGGAAGACGCCTGGACAGAATCGGAGCGCGAACAGTGCTACGTTGACTCGACTAAACTGGCTCACGAACTGAAGGCGAGCGGCCATTATCTGCTGGCGTCACCATTACAGCCGGCGGCGACCGCCGCGAGTGTACGAGTGCGTTCGGGCAAGCGAACCGTCACCGACGGGCCATTCGCCGAAACTCGCGAACACCTTGGCGGCTTCTTTCTTATCGAGGCGAAGGATGTAAACGAAGCGATTGAAATTGCAGGGAAAATTCCGGGAGCGCGCAAGGGAGCCGTTGAAGTTCGGCCCGTGCTGGAGTTGGAGGGGCTCCCGGAAGAAGCGCTGGCAGAAACGTCAAAAGGTGTAACGGGTTGA
- a CDS encoding efflux transporter outer membrane subunit: MKPHYYVIVALLVAALTARASEKHESKQKKPDVSVPVSWQTQAPFHIADPKDAFPKGTWWTIFGDAELDQYEQRALAANQTLKAATARLDEARAAARITQAGLFPELDAGPSIARQRVSGNRPNLPASSLGVPITQSVYTIPFNLNYELDLFGEVRNNVRSAEAALQATAADTQNAQLIVTSELAADYFQMRSLDAELADVQEAINYEEKGMRLVDQRHEQGIASGLDVAQQAAVLDAARTQLSLLEQQRAQFQHAIATLQGIPASQFTAPIRALNTPLPEVPVALPSLLLERRPDIASAERQVAAANAQIGVARAAFFPRIILGLTGGLQSTSVSSLFSLPSALWSLGASAFEPIIAGGRVHARYQQSKSVYDESVANYRETVLVSFQQVEDALSSLNALAAAAQSQDRAVADSRRALDLATVRYTGGLVNYLDVITAQEQLLSNQRLATQLMGQRMVTEVLLVKALGGGWDASTLQTLPTKPTLKQAVQQ; this comes from the coding sequence GTGAAGCCCCATTATTATGTGATCGTAGCGCTCCTCGTCGCTGCTTTAACTGCCAGAGCCTCTGAGAAGCACGAATCGAAGCAGAAGAAGCCCGACGTGTCTGTCCCCGTTTCCTGGCAGACGCAAGCTCCCTTCCACATCGCCGATCCGAAGGACGCCTTTCCAAAGGGGACGTGGTGGACCATTTTCGGCGACGCGGAGCTGGATCAGTACGAACAACGGGCCCTGGCCGCGAATCAGACGCTCAAGGCAGCCACTGCCCGACTGGATGAAGCTCGCGCGGCGGCAAGGATCACGCAAGCCGGACTCTTCCCGGAACTCGACGCTGGCCCATCCATCGCTCGCCAGCGCGTCAGTGGAAACCGCCCCAACCTTCCTGCGTCGTCATTGGGTGTTCCCATCACGCAGAGCGTCTACACGATTCCCTTCAACCTCAATTACGAACTCGATCTTTTCGGAGAAGTGCGTAATAACGTCCGCTCGGCGGAAGCCGCGTTGCAGGCCACGGCGGCCGACACGCAAAACGCTCAGCTCATCGTGACCAGCGAACTCGCAGCGGATTACTTCCAGATGCGATCACTTGATGCTGAACTCGCGGACGTTCAGGAGGCGATTAACTACGAAGAGAAGGGCATGCGGTTGGTCGATCAGCGCCACGAGCAGGGCATCGCCTCTGGCCTCGACGTCGCGCAGCAGGCGGCCGTGCTCGATGCCGCCAGAACACAACTCTCCTTGCTGGAGCAGCAACGCGCCCAATTCCAGCACGCGATCGCTACGTTACAGGGTATTCCGGCGTCCCAATTCACGGCTCCAATTCGTGCTCTTAACACTCCTCTTCCCGAGGTCCCCGTTGCCTTGCCTTCGCTGCTCCTCGAACGCAGGCCCGATATCGCGTCAGCCGAACGTCAGGTCGCCGCCGCCAATGCTCAGATCGGCGTCGCCCGTGCTGCCTTCTTTCCAAGAATCATCCTCGGCCTAACCGGCGGTCTCCAGAGCACCAGCGTCTCCAGCCTCTTTTCACTTCCAAGTGCTCTCTGGTCTCTTGGCGCGTCTGCCTTCGAACCCATCATCGCCGGAGGACGCGTACATGCCCGCTACCAGCAGTCAAAAAGTGTCTATGATGAGTCCGTCGCCAACTATCGCGAGACCGTTCTAGTCAGCTTTCAGCAGGTTGAAGATGCGCTTTCATCTCTGAACGCGCTTGCCGCCGCGGCACAGTCCCAGGATCGTGCCGTCGCCGACTCCCGCCGCGCTCTAGACCTCGCCACCGTCCGATACACCGGTGGCCTGGTAAATTATCTTGATGTGATTACGGCGCAGGAACAATTGCTCTCAAATCAACGTCTCGCAACGCAACTGATGGGACAGCGCATGGTCACCGAGGTCCTGCTGGTCAAGGCGCTGGGCGGAGGCTGGGATGCCTCCACTCTGCAGACTTTGCCCACAAAACCGACGCTGAAGCAGGCTGTTCAGCAGTAG
- a CDS encoding efflux RND transporter periplasmic adaptor subunit has protein sequence MERNTYEHASQPESPVQQHGTHRPEIEKCPDVPAAPPRRALAVIGIFLSVLILGGVVTFILRAHDERVLANTTDREAIPYVAVVSPTPEEADQDLALPSTLQAFKESPIYARTSGYLINWTKDIGSKVRAGQLLARIDTPEVDQELMQARAARQQVTAQLQLAKTSAERWQNLRQSDAVSQQEADTQVSGYKQAQANVAAADANVRRLEQLESFKNVYAPFSGVITRRNVDPGALINAGSSAGHELFDIAQVDPIRVFVNVPQAYAELMKVGTPADVELQEIPGQKFKGKIARTSDAIDPNTRTLLTEVDVPNKDGRLLPGSYAQVHFQIDNHVQRFTVPVNSMLFRAEGAQVAVVDKNGTVQLRKITIGRDYGTSLEVIEGIAPTDKIVINPSDSLESGEKVNIAPNSNQTGQQP, from the coding sequence ATGGAACGCAATACATACGAACATGCATCCCAACCCGAGTCTCCGGTTCAGCAACACGGGACGCACAGACCGGAAATCGAGAAGTGTCCTGATGTTCCTGCGGCGCCTCCACGTCGAGCCCTGGCCGTCATCGGCATTTTTCTCAGCGTGCTCATCCTGGGGGGCGTCGTGACTTTCATTTTGCGCGCCCACGATGAACGCGTTCTCGCGAACACCACGGATCGTGAAGCCATTCCGTATGTTGCGGTCGTCTCTCCAACTCCGGAGGAGGCAGACCAGGACCTCGCCCTCCCATCCACGCTCCAGGCTTTCAAGGAGTCTCCGATCTACGCCCGTACCAGTGGATACCTGATCAACTGGACGAAGGACATCGGCAGCAAGGTCCGCGCTGGACAACTGCTTGCCCGCATCGACACTCCGGAGGTTGATCAGGAACTCATGCAGGCCCGAGCCGCGCGCCAGCAGGTCACCGCCCAGTTGCAGCTCGCCAAGACGTCTGCCGAGCGCTGGCAGAACCTGCGCCAGAGCGATGCTGTCTCGCAACAGGAAGCCGACACGCAGGTGAGCGGCTACAAGCAGGCACAGGCAAACGTCGCCGCTGCCGACGCCAATGTCCGCCGCCTCGAGCAACTCGAGTCCTTCAAAAACGTCTATGCACCGTTCAGCGGAGTCATCACCCGTCGCAACGTCGACCCCGGAGCGCTGATCAACGCAGGCTCATCCGCAGGTCACGAGCTCTTCGACATCGCGCAGGTCGATCCCATTCGCGTATTCGTGAACGTTCCCCAGGCCTACGCCGAACTCATGAAGGTCGGCACTCCCGCCGACGTCGAATTGCAGGAAATACCCGGTCAGAAATTCAAGGGCAAGATCGCCCGAACTTCGGACGCAATCGATCCCAACACGCGCACCCTTCTAACCGAGGTAGATGTTCCCAACAAAGACGGCCGCCTTCTTCCCGGCTCTTACGCCCAGGTGCACTTCCAGATCGACAACCATGTCCAGCGATTTACGGTTCCCGTGAACTCGATGCTCTTTCGCGCAGAAGGCGCGCAAGTGGCGGTCGTCGACAAGAACGGTACCGTGCAGCTGCGCAAGATCACAATCGGCCGCGACTACGGAACCAGTCTCGAAGTCATAGAAGGTATCGCGCCCACAGACAAGATCGTCATCAATCCTTCTGACTCGCTTGAAAGCGGTGAGAAAGTCAACATCGCGCCGAACTCGAATCAGACGGGACAGCAGCCGTGA
- a CDS encoding efflux RND transporter permease subunit, which produces MWIVQLALRRPYTFIVLALIIILLTPLVILRTPVDIFPDIDIPVISVIWNYNGLSPQEMADRIVSNSERGVTITVNDIEHIESTSLSGVAVIKIFFRPGANIQTALSQVTAINQTVVRGLPPGTTPPLVVTYTASSIPVIQLGLSSKTLPEQRLYDLGNNFLRTQLATVQGASLPFPYGGKQRQIMVDLDEQKLQEFGLTPTDIVNAVNAENLVTPSGSAKIGSLEYAVEMNGTPKTIQALNDLPVRTLNGSTLYLRDVAHVRDGFSPQTNIVRQDGVRGALMSVFKIGRASTLDIVKAVKSVVPVAAQTLPPALKITSFFDQSLFVRAAISGVIREAIIAAALTALMILIFIGDWRPTLIISISIPLSIFVSVILLGAIGETINIMTLGGLALAVGILVDDATVTIENIERNISMGKDMQQAILDGAQQIAVPAFVSTLCICIVFVPMFFLTGVARFLFVPMAEAVVFAMLASYLLSRTLIPTLVMYIMRGHEHKAAEPKTFLGRWQRGFERWFENFRCSYESLLEAALNYRKVFAIGFALFCFASLGLVFFLGEDFFPQVDAGLIRLHMRARPGLRVEETARLTDQVEQVIRQRIPKQELTTIIDNIGVPYSGLNLSYSTSGVIGSSDADIQVALNSNHHPTEEYIRELRAELPAKFPGVEFFFQPADIVSQILNFGLPSPIDVQLVGPDMNANYALAQKIANRMRLIPGAADVHVQQMMGLPTLYMDIDRSRVNQVGMSARDVAQSVLVSLSGSFQTAPNFWLNPRNGVTYQIAVQSPQYRITSLQDLMNIPVNRSQGQGQQQVLGNLVQVHPTARAAVVNHYNVMPVIDVFASTDGRDLGAVSGDINNVLKDFQHQLPRGSRIVVRGQVETMRSSFFGLGVGLLMAIVLIYLLIVINFQSWLDPFIIITALPGALAGICWFLLLTHTRLSVPALTGAVMCMGVATANSILLVSFAREQLDAGLPAFKAAVSAGYTRIRPVLMTALAMIIGMLPMALGLGEGGEQNAPLGRAVIGGLIFATIATLFFVPAVFTIVHGRSEHAGQRSDS; this is translated from the coding sequence ATGTGGATTGTCCAACTGGCGTTGCGCAGGCCGTACACATTCATCGTCCTCGCGCTCATCATCATCCTGCTGACGCCTCTCGTCATCCTCCGCACCCCGGTCGATATTTTTCCCGATATCGATATTCCCGTCATCAGCGTTATCTGGAACTACAACGGGCTGTCGCCACAAGAAATGGCCGACCGCATCGTCAGCAACTCTGAGCGCGGCGTTACCATTACCGTAAATGACATCGAGCATATCGAGTCGACTTCTCTCAGCGGCGTCGCTGTAATAAAGATCTTCTTCCGCCCTGGCGCCAACATTCAGACTGCCCTCTCCCAGGTGACCGCGATCAACCAGACCGTCGTTCGTGGCCTGCCTCCCGGAACCACGCCGCCGTTGGTCGTCACTTACACCGCCTCGTCCATTCCTGTTATTCAGCTCGGCCTTTCCAGCAAAACCCTCCCCGAGCAGCGTCTCTACGATTTGGGCAACAACTTCCTTCGAACCCAGTTAGCTACCGTGCAGGGCGCTTCTTTGCCGTTTCCCTACGGCGGCAAGCAACGCCAGATCATGGTGGATCTTGACGAGCAGAAGTTGCAGGAATTCGGTCTCACTCCAACCGACATCGTCAATGCCGTAAATGCAGAGAACCTCGTCACGCCTTCGGGCTCCGCAAAGATCGGTTCGCTCGAGTATGCCGTGGAGATGAACGGCACCCCGAAGACAATCCAGGCTTTGAACGATCTTCCGGTCCGGACCCTCAACGGTTCAACGCTCTACTTGCGCGACGTTGCACATGTGCGCGACGGGTTCTCGCCGCAAACCAACATCGTTCGGCAGGATGGCGTCCGTGGCGCGCTCATGTCGGTCTTCAAAATAGGCCGCGCCTCGACCCTCGACATTGTCAAAGCCGTAAAATCGGTCGTCCCTGTTGCCGCCCAGACGCTGCCGCCGGCATTGAAGATTACTTCATTTTTCGACCAGTCTCTGTTCGTGCGCGCGGCGATCTCCGGCGTCATCCGCGAAGCGATCATCGCGGCTGCGCTGACGGCTTTGATGATCCTCATCTTCATCGGCGACTGGCGCCCGACGCTGATCATCTCCATTTCCATTCCGCTCTCGATCTTTGTCTCCGTCATTTTGCTTGGAGCCATCGGCGAGACGATCAACATCATGACCCTCGGCGGCTTGGCGCTCGCAGTCGGCATTCTCGTCGACGACGCGACCGTCACAATCGAGAACATCGAGCGCAATATCTCGATGGGCAAGGACATGCAACAAGCCATCCTCGACGGTGCCCAGCAGATTGCCGTTCCGGCCTTCGTCTCGACTCTGTGCATCTGCATCGTCTTCGTACCGATGTTCTTCCTGACCGGAGTCGCTCGCTTCCTCTTTGTACCCATGGCCGAAGCCGTCGTCTTCGCGATGCTCGCTTCGTACCTGCTCTCGCGAACCTTGATTCCCACGCTGGTCATGTACATCATGCGCGGGCACGAGCATAAAGCCGCCGAACCCAAGACCTTCCTCGGACGCTGGCAACGAGGTTTCGAGCGGTGGTTCGAGAACTTCCGCTGCTCCTACGAAAGTCTGCTGGAAGCGGCCCTGAATTACAGGAAGGTTTTCGCCATCGGATTCGCCCTGTTTTGCTTTGCATCGCTCGGACTCGTCTTCTTTCTCGGCGAGGACTTCTTCCCCCAAGTCGATGCCGGGCTCATCCGCTTACATATGCGCGCCCGCCCAGGCCTGCGCGTGGAGGAGACCGCACGGCTCACCGACCAGGTCGAGCAGGTCATCCGCCAGCGCATTCCGAAACAGGAACTCACCACCATCATCGACAACATCGGCGTCCCCTATTCAGGATTGAACCTGTCCTACAGCACGTCCGGAGTGATCGGGTCCAGCGATGCGGACATCCAGGTTGCACTTAACAGCAACCATCATCCAACCGAGGAATACATTCGCGAGCTTCGCGCCGAGCTTCCCGCGAAGTTCCCGGGAGTCGAATTCTTCTTCCAGCCCGCCGACATCGTTTCGCAGATTTTGAATTTCGGACTTCCTTCCCCCATCGACGTCCAACTGGTTGGGCCCGACATGAACGCCAACTACGCACTCGCGCAGAAGATTGCGAACCGCATGCGCCTCATCCCCGGCGCGGCAGATGTACACGTTCAACAAATGATGGGCCTGCCAACGCTGTACATGGATATCGACCGCTCGCGCGTGAACCAGGTGGGAATGAGCGCTCGCGACGTCGCGCAGAGCGTCCTGGTTTCCCTGAGTGGAAGCTTCCAGACCGCGCCCAACTTCTGGTTGAATCCACGCAACGGTGTCACCTACCAAATCGCCGTCCAATCGCCTCAATACCGCATCACTTCCCTGCAAGACCTGATGAATATCCCGGTGAACCGATCTCAAGGCCAGGGACAACAGCAGGTCCTCGGAAATCTCGTGCAAGTACATCCCACCGCCCGCGCCGCCGTTGTAAACCATTACAACGTCATGCCCGTCATCGACGTCTTCGCGAGCACGGACGGGCGTGACCTCGGCGCGGTCTCAGGCGACATCAATAACGTGCTGAAGGATTTCCAGCACCAACTCCCACGCGGATCGCGCATCGTTGTTCGTGGTCAGGTGGAGACGATGCGCTCTTCGTTCTTCGGCCTTGGCGTCGGACTCCTCATGGCGATCGTTCTTATTTACCTGCTGATCGTGATCAACTTCCAGTCATGGCTGGACCCATTCATCATCATCACTGCCCTCCCTGGAGCTCTCGCAGGAATCTGCTGGTTCCTGCTGCTCACGCATACGCGCCTGAGCGTTCCCGCGCTGACCGGAGCCGTGATGTGTATGGGCGTAGCCACCGCCAACTCGATTCTTCTGGTTTCATTCGCGCGTGAGCAACTCGACGCCGGCTTGCCGGCCTTCAAGGCGGCTGTCTCTGCCGGATATACGCGTATTCGCCCAGTGCTGATGACCGCCCTCGCCATGATCATCGGCATGCTCCCCATGGCGCTTGGCCTCGGCGAAGGCGGCGAGCAGAATGCTCCCCTGGGCCGTGCCGTTATTGGCGGATTAATCTTTGCCACAATTGCAACCCTGTTCTTTGTCCCGGCCGTGTTTACGATCGTCCACGGACGTAGCGAACACGCCGGGCAACGGAGTGATTCATAA
- a CDS encoding TetR/AcrR family transcriptional regulator has protein sequence MVSKPTSAPPERRGPGRPRSDEARQAILASTLTLLKDQGFNALSIEGIATHAGVGKATVYRWWPNKAALVIDAFVESLGPELHFPKDAPVREAIHQQMRRVTRLMRGEFGDILAVIIGAGQSQPEMVEAIRRYWIEPRRREARELVCRAQKDGEIRSDIAADTILDILYGPLYFRLLVGHTRIDCQLVDAIFDMSERGLGA, from the coding sequence ATGGTGAGCAAGCCCACTTCCGCGCCCCCAGAAAGGCGTGGCCCTGGACGTCCCCGCAGCGATGAAGCGCGCCAGGCAATTCTTGCCAGTACGCTGACCCTCCTGAAGGATCAGGGATTCAACGCGCTTTCGATCGAAGGCATCGCCACGCACGCCGGAGTCGGAAAGGCCACAGTTTATCGGTGGTGGCCGAACAAGGCCGCGCTGGTGATCGACGCCTTCGTGGAAAGCCTTGGTCCCGAATTGCACTTTCCTAAAGATGCACCTGTTCGCGAAGCGATTCACCAGCAGATGCGCCGAGTGACCCGGTTGATGCGTGGTGAATTCGGCGACATACTGGCGGTGATCATCGGCGCCGGGCAATCACAGCCGGAGATGGTGGAGGCCATACGGCGGTACTGGATTGAGCCGCGGCGCAGAGAGGCGCGCGAACTCGTCTGCAGGGCGCAGAAAGATGGTGAGATCCGCTCGGACATCGCCGCGGACACGATTCTCGATATCCTTTATGGACCCCTGTATTTCCGCCTGCTGGTTGGTCATACGCGCATCGATTGCCAACTCGTGGACGCTATCTTCGATATGTCGGAACGCGGACTCGGCGCGTGA
- a CDS encoding glycoside hydrolase family 30 beta sandwich domain-containing protein: MKLWIGSALAGYGSGNTLMGSFVISLQVALLAFSLHGCGGNSSTPPSPPVTGASVTVYVTTGDQSKLLHHEADVQFSATPASGSIIIFDGTRRYQTMDGFGASLTDSSATVITQDLTTAQRTQLMSDLFDPSSGIGLSFLRQPMGASDFSASGNYSYDEMPAGQSDPTLANFSIAHDSVAIIPLLKQAISLNPNLKVVAVPWSPPAWMKTSSTMNGGSVDPAQFAPLAQYFVKFVQAYQAQNIPIYAILPQNEPLYSTSSYPSTEMSATDEANFIGNFLGPSMTAAGLNQVKIIAYDHNWDHPEYPQAVLADATASAYVAGTAFHCYAGDPSGQVTVHSAYPTKDIWFTECSGTVGSSFAGDLKWNADKLLIGAVRNYARSVSLWNLVLDQDSGPKNGGCSNCRALVTVDNTASPSRVTYNVEYYVLGHLAKFVKPGACRVDTTSNPGGIETVGFVNPDGSKVLLALNQGASADSFTAQQGTLRFSYTLPAGALATFSWK, translated from the coding sequence ATGAAGCTCTGGATAGGCTCTGCACTCGCAGGGTACGGTTCAGGAAACACTCTCATGGGTTCATTCGTAATTTCATTGCAGGTCGCGCTCCTTGCTTTCTCGTTGCACGGCTGTGGTGGAAACTCCTCCACCCCACCATCGCCGCCGGTCACCGGGGCCAGCGTCACGGTCTATGTAACGACCGGCGATCAATCAAAGCTTTTACACCACGAGGCCGACGTTCAGTTCTCTGCGACTCCAGCCAGCGGCAGCATCATCATTTTCGACGGTACCAGGCGCTACCAGACCATGGACGGCTTTGGTGCCTCGCTCACCGATTCCTCGGCCACGGTAATCACCCAGGACCTCACCACTGCACAACGTACACAATTAATGTCCGACTTGTTCGATCCCTCCTCGGGAATCGGACTCAGTTTCCTGCGCCAGCCCATGGGCGCCTCCGATTTCTCGGCATCTGGCAATTACTCTTACGATGAAATGCCAGCCGGCCAGAGCGATCCCACGCTGGCGAATTTCTCCATCGCGCATGATTCGGTTGCGATCATTCCGCTGCTCAAACAGGCAATCTCGCTCAACCCGAACCTGAAGGTCGTAGCCGTGCCGTGGAGTCCACCGGCGTGGATGAAAACATCATCCACCATGAATGGCGGGAGCGTGGACCCCGCGCAATTCGCGCCGCTTGCCCAATACTTTGTGAAGTTTGTTCAGGCGTACCAGGCACAGAACATTCCCATCTACGCGATCCTGCCGCAGAACGAACCGCTCTACAGCACCTCCTCCTACCCCAGTACGGAAATGTCCGCAACTGACGAGGCGAACTTCATTGGCAATTTTCTCGGTCCATCCATGACTGCGGCTGGCCTCAACCAGGTCAAAATCATTGCCTACGACCACAATTGGGACCATCCGGAGTACCCGCAAGCGGTGCTCGCGGACGCGACGGCATCCGCTTACGTTGCAGGCACCGCATTCCACTGCTATGCGGGAGATCCCAGTGGACAAGTCACGGTCCACAGCGCCTACCCCACGAAGGACATCTGGTTCACCGAGTGCTCCGGAACCGTCGGGAGCAGTTTCGCAGGAGATCTCAAGTGGAACGCCGATAAGCTCCTGATCGGTGCCGTCCGCAACTACGCGCGCAGCGTGAGTCTTTGGAACCTCGTGCTCGACCAGGACTCAGGGCCCAAGAACGGTGGATGCTCAAACTGTCGTGCACTCGTCACCGTGGATAACACTGCCAGCCCGTCCCGGGTGACTTACAACGTCGAGTACTACGTTCTGGGACATCTGGCAAAGTTCGTCAAGCCAGGTGCCTGCCGTGTCGACACGACAAGCAATCCGGGGGGAATCGAAACTGTCGGTTTTGTGAACCCCGACGGTTCGAAAGTACTGCTCGCACTCAACCAGGGCGCCAGTGCTGACTCTTTCACCGCCCAACAGGGAACCCTGCGCTTCAGTTACACGCTTCCTGCAGGCGCTCTAGCTACCTTCTCCTGGAAGTAG